Proteins from a single region of Trichoplusia ni isolate ovarian cell line Hi5 chromosome 3, tn1, whole genome shotgun sequence:
- the LOC113492248 gene encoding pickpocket protein 28-like: MYYSNDDQYQRQEPSVLTRWTKLVVRAALKGGKDFCKETSIHGFNHIAAPRRHWFERLLWVAATMLAIWGALDVSMGQLQRFNESPTVVTLEKDFRSWRYSLPAITYCYKNRVDKAKLPSTIKQHFGIERDDASYPFYSRLVTAIANSDLFHLELFQEFRDMDEKVDMVKIASEVMLPAQIKTVSSEGGHVYKWIPVITEAGACYATNSLALADVTVTRMHPNDSREWPISCKYSSLSCYIIMDVTTDANFYVHSPYDIMDLTLTVSDVFLSLTRATQLSVMESRCGRGVKELQPKRRGCLYSDEPIASGKKVYSTNTCRLTCRSRLALAKCGCIPFYYFYEAGPQCTPKGMWCLAAYAQQLTTNNGEKCACAPQCMDSIYKEISVNDQIWDRLPFKLRGSVKFIVQAPKTRYTREIVFHFQDLVVSFGGAAGLFLGASFISFVEILFFLLTRAFRLFAGDKPLRTEEKKPAIQVKKLYIPYETQRIKHLTSILDGQRQYEDYIVKLK; the protein is encoded by the exons ATGTATTATTCAAATGACGACCAGTATCAGCGGCAAGAGCCATCGGTATTGACGCGATGGACAAAGCTGGTTGTCAGGGCTGCTCTCAAAGGTGGCAAGGATTTCTGTAAGGAGACCAGCATTCATGGATTCAACCACATCGCCGCACCAAGACGGCATTGGTTTGAACG ACTTCTGTGGGTGGCAGCCACGATGCTGGCTATCTGGGGAGCTCTGGACGTGTCCATGGGGCAGCTGCAGAGGTTCAACGAGAGCCCTACAGTCGTGACCTTGGAGAAAGACTTCAGGTCCTGGCGCTACAGTCTGCCGGCCATCACGTATTGTTATAAG AACCGCGTCGACAAAGCAAAACTACCCTCGACCATCAAGCAGCACTTCGGGATAGAAAGAGATGACGCGAGCTACCCATTCTACTCCCGCCTGGTGACCGCCATCGCCAACTCCGACCTGTTCCACCTGGAGCTGTTCCAGGAGTTCAGGGACATGGATGAGAAGGTGGATATGGTGAAGATTGCCAGCGAA GTCATGTTACCAGCTCAAATCAAGACGGTGTCTTCGGAAGGAGGTCACGTCTACAAATGGATCCCAGTCATTACGGAGGCCGGTGCCTGCTATGCTACCAACTCCTTAGCACTAGCTGATGTCACTGTCAC ACGGATGCATCCTAATGACAGCAGGGAATGGCCGATATCTTGTAAATATTCGTCGCTCAGCTGTTATATTATAATGGACGTTACGACTGATGCTAAC TTCTACGTTCATTCTCCATATGATATTATGGACTTGACCCTGACGGTTTCCGATGTGTTTCTGAGTCTGACGCGGGCTACTCAGCTCAGTGTGATGGAGTCACGATGCGGGCGAGGGGTTAAGGAGCTGCAGCCGAAGAGGAGGGGGTGTCTGTACAGTGACGAGCCCATAGCCAGCGGAAAGAAG GTGTACAGCACTAACACGTGTCGGCTCACGTGCAGAAGCAGACTGGCGCTCGCTAAATGTGGATGTATACCTTTCTATTACTTCTATGAGG CTGGTCCACAATGCACCCCAAAGGGCATGTGGTGTCTCGCGGCCTACGCTCAACAGCTGACCACGAACAATGGGGAGAAGTGCGCGTGCGCACCACAATGCATGGACAGTATTTATAAGGAAATCAGCGTCAATGATCAGATCTG GGACCGACTTCCCTTCAAGCTCAGAGGCTCAGTCAAGTTCATAGTGCAAGCTCCGAAGACACGTTACACCAGGGAGATTGTATTCCACTTTCAAGATCTTGTAG TATCATTTGGAGGAGCTGCGGGATTGTTTCTAGGAGCGAGTTTCATCAGTTTCGTGGAAATCCTCTTTTTCCTTCTCACACGAGCGTTCAGACTGTTTGCTGGAGACAAACCTTTAAGAACAGAAGAGAAGAAGCCAGCGATACAG GTGAAGAAACTATACATACCTTATGAGACTCAACGCATTAAGCATCTGACTTCAATTCTCGATGGCCAGAGACAATATGAAGattatattgttaaattaaaataa
- the LOC113508651 gene encoding uncharacterized protein LOC113508651: MTKVYFIISFFVFISVLPTRSESKQLLRKQIKKTPGRDALLYILNDVLRSKNDDNSSPRKFKKPAKRTAFCETKVDLIENDNKKIKWKKYADDNINLREGNIIHNYFDLKDTSRDQLKNLKNTILNMKILEINNRHNGYTGPIVIPGLG, from the exons ATGACgaaagtgtattttattattagtttctttgtttttatttctg tGCTACCAACACGATCAGAATCCAAACAACTACTTagaaaacagattaaaaaaaccCCAGGCAGAGACGCATTACTATACATCCTCAATGACGTATTAAGAAGCAAAAACGATGACAATTCATCACCAAGAAAATTCAAGAAGCCAGCGAAAAGAACTGCATTTTGCGAAACGAAAGtagatttaatagaaaatgataataagaaaattaaatggaaGAAATATGCTGACGATAATATAAACTTAagggaggggaatattatacaCAACTATTTTGACCTGAAAGATACTAGCAGAGACCaacttaagaatttaaaaaatacgatattaaacatgaaaatacTAGAAATTAATAATAGACATAATGGGTACACTGGGCCTATTGTTATACCCGGGTTGGGATAA
- the LOC113508743 gene encoding dentin sialophosphoprotein-like — translation MRWVLWSLIILISVLSSYQQKISICRNIEDCVQQYLRHNHRHIKKYDGGSKLKEKELAYTKFLESLIQYGVPVHPAALIKAKKGVSPQTKRRGKMTMTTDDPSSSERSDSAAESKSAPESAPNSESVPNSESDAAKNSESERSSSSETDSPLETTTQDTYSTRKSTTVCPWCVPGDVNKRKTITTTERNRYKPGDLTFPPIEISDDSDKSDNSDNSDNSHNSDNSDNSVNSDNSDNNDDSEDTTTTMMTTPYTVYKKVMLTTTMEMFTRSRLFPSNSGYQQILDRPPSVKIAEYLQSRNSIRKGPNKYKEYSSFLEELERDGVHVYTSRADTDNHSKRNTTKKKSKHIFLNSNINVNGYHTSSGDISESKSESHYSKGTESESHPKSETGSNSHETSDYESKSQLNTQSFENSELASEIISGSGSNSATKSESHISESHAYSESDVPESEVGSNSESNPESASSSYSESGSYSESVSNSESRDPIVFPVTTIRYNTTPATLKRASSRKFKRYKVTFRARLKHFGHENNWYYFKQ, via the exons ATGCGTTGGGTATTATGgtcattaataattttgatatcag TTTTGTCGAgttatcaacaaaaaatctcGATATGTCGCAACATAGAGGATTGCGTGCAACAATACTTGCGTCACAATCATaggcatataaaaaaatatgacggGGGATCAAAACTCAAAGAAAAAGAATTGGCCTATACCAAGTTTCTGGAGAGTTTAATACAGTACGGAGTGCCTGTCCACCCGGCTGCATTAATTAAAGCCAAAAAAGGTGTGTCACCACAGACTAAGCGAAGGGGAAAGATGACCATGACAACTGACGATCCTTCGTCTTCAGAAAGATCAGATTCTGCAGCTGAGTCTAAATCCGCCCCCGAATCCGCTCCCAATTCTGAATCCGTTCCCAATTCCGAATCGGATGCCGCGAAAAATTCCGAATCCGAAAGATCTTCAAGTTCCGAAACCGATTCACCACTTGAAACAACTACACAGGATACATATTCAACGAGAAAATCAACAACCGTTTGTCCTTGGTGTGTACCGGGCGATGTTAACAAGAGAAAAACCATAACAACAACCGAACGTAATCGTTATAAACCAGGCGATTTGACATTCCCACCCATTGAGATCAGTGACGACAGTGACAAGAGTGACAACAGCGACAACAGCGACAACAGCCACAACAGCGACAACAGCGACAACAGTGTCAACAGCGACAACAGCGATAACAATGACGACAGTGAAGATACTACAACGACAATGATGACAACACCATATACGGTTTACAAAAAGGTTATGCTAACAACAACTATGGAAATGTTTACGCGATCAAGAC TGTTTCCCTCAAATTCCGGATATCAGCAGATACTGGACCGACCACCGAGTGTCAAAATAGCCGAATATTTACAAAGCAGAAACTCTATTCGGAAAGGACCAAACAAATACAAGGAATATTCATCATTTTTAGAAGAATTAGAAAGAGACGGCGTCCATGTTTACACAAGTCGTGCTGACACAGACAACCActcaaaaagaaatacaactaaaaagaaaagtaaacatATAttcttaaattcaaatattaatgtaaatggGTACCACACGTCATCGGGGGATATTTCTGAATCCAAATCTGAATCCCACTATTCTAAGGGTACCGAATCTGAATCACATCCTAAGTCTGAAACTGGCTCTAACTCCCACGAAACGTCAGATTATGAATCAAAATCTCAGTTAAACACCCAGTCTTTTGAAAACTCCGAACTCGCTTCTGAAATCATATCCGGATCCGGTTCAAATTCTGCTACTAAATCAGAATCGCATATCTCAGAATCACATGCTTATTCTGAATCTGACGTCCCTGAATCAGAAGTAGGGTCCAATTCCGAATCGAACCCGGAATCCGCATCCAGTTCCTACTCTGAATCCGGTTCTTATTCTGAATCCGTTTCTAATTCTGAATCCCGAGACCCAATTGTTTTCCCTGTAACTACAATTAGATATAATACAACTCCTGCGACTTTAAAACGAGCTTCGTCTAGAAAATTCAAACGTTACAAAGTCACATTTAGAGCTCGTTTAAAACATTTCGGACACGAAAATAATTGGTACTATTTTAAACAATGA
- the LOC113508744 gene encoding integumentary mucin A.1-like, translated as MQCSLCVFIFIIIAALPVTKQESCPNGTVEECEEKSNLRQKGYRFKTNVNQYEQKKYLVFLQQLEQHGVKIKQKSTETGLFEPLLLADNKKRRTKRRLKTTTTASPEYSYYSADASTESESNSGSEAEPFETKPIITAPSTLPPRHRTKFFDFDQPYPPQPRPTYTTLGRFIYVTQPRATHANRPTVKLTYPTLASTTFTTTRTTTTTTPTTPATTTPIEVEVEDDDSSSSEESIETTTKKKRTKTTRTKKRTRKTTRKRKAPVTTEAQKLYVTTII; from the exons ATGCAGTGTTCTCTATGtgtatttatattcattataatagcag CATTACCTGTAACAAAGCAAGAATCATGTCCAAACGGTACCGTTGAAGAATGTGAAGAAAAATCAAATCTGCGTCAAAAAGGGTACCGTTTCAAGACAAATGTCAATCAATACgaacagaaaaaatacttaGTGTTTTTGCAGCAGCTAGAACAGCATGgcgtcaaaataaaacaaaaatctacgGAAACAGGCCTTTTTGAACCCTTGCTTCTGGCAGATAATAAGAAACGAAGGACGAAACGTAGACTAAAAACGACAACAACCGCTTCTCCCGAATATAGCTATTATTCTGCTGATGCTTCAACTGAATCAGAATCGAATTCTGGTTCGGAAGCCGAGCCTTTTGAGACGAAACCAATAATCACCGCACCATCAACATTGCCACCCCGTCACAGGACCAAGTTCTTCGATTTTGACCAGCCATATCCGCCACAACCGAGACCTACCTATACAACGCTTGGACGATTTATATACGTCACGCAACCCAGAGCTACTCATGCTAATCGACCTACAGTAAAACTCACATATCCAACACTAGCAAGCACCACGTTTACAACTACTAGAACAACTACTACCACAACTCCTACAACTCCTGCAACTACAACGCCGATCGAAGTTGAAGTAGAAGATGATGATAGCTCATCTTCAGAAGAAAGTATTGAAActacaacaaagaaaaaacgaacaaaaacgACGCGCACCAAAAAGAGAACTAGAAAAACCACGCGAAAGAGGAAAGCACCGGTGACAACGGAAGCACAAAAACTTTATGTGACAACTATAATATAA